The Cellulomonas sp. P24 genome contains a region encoding:
- a CDS encoding nucleotidyltransferase domain-containing protein: MIGGIILPVWRLIAKLALHRHDGCMDLTAPLQSLIPSVDSAALTVLAGTEGALGQSQIHRLAPRGTRRGLGVVLDRLVEHGLVLAEATNHGFMYRLNRDHVLAPAVLAAAGARQEFLRRLTDGAAQLQPPVVSAALFGSVARRQSGPDSDVDLLLVVPDDTDTDDPSWGDQARHLAAQVLAWSGNRLEIVTVTRTHLADLVAVEEPVIGSWRDDALTLVGADLPRLLSEVRGHPRRPRTRTSPKEDR, encoded by the coding sequence GTGATAGGTGGAATTATTTTGCCAGTCTGGCGCCTCATTGCCAAACTGGCACTGCACCGGCATGATGGCTGTATGGACCTCACCGCACCGCTGCAGTCGCTGATCCCGAGCGTGGACTCGGCGGCGCTGACCGTGCTCGCCGGGACCGAAGGTGCGCTGGGGCAGTCGCAGATCCACCGTCTAGCCCCGCGTGGCACACGGCGAGGTCTAGGTGTCGTGCTGGACCGCCTCGTCGAGCATGGACTCGTCCTCGCCGAAGCCACCAACCATGGCTTCATGTACCGGCTCAACAGGGACCACGTGCTCGCTCCCGCGGTGCTGGCTGCGGCCGGGGCGCGCCAGGAGTTTCTCCGGCGCCTCACGGACGGGGCCGCACAGTTGCAGCCGCCCGTCGTGAGCGCAGCGCTGTTCGGCTCGGTTGCTCGCCGCCAGTCGGGGCCCGACAGCGACGTCGACCTGCTGCTGGTCGTGCCTGATGACACCGATACCGACGACCCATCATGGGGCGACCAGGCCCGCCACCTGGCGGCCCAGGTCCTGGCCTGGTCGGGAAACCGGCTAGAGATCGTGACTGTGACACGAACCCACCTGGCCGACCTCGTCGCCGTCGAGGAACCGGTCATCGGCTCGTGGCGCGATGACGCACTGACGCTGGTCGGGGCAGACCTGCCGCGATTGCTCTCCGAGGTCAGAGGCCATCCACGGCGGCCCCGCACGAGGACCTCACCGAAGGAAGATCGATGA